Proteins encoded together in one Amblyomma americanum isolate KBUSLIRL-KWMA chromosome 1, ASM5285725v1, whole genome shotgun sequence window:
- the LOC144100474 gene encoding uncharacterized protein LOC144100474: protein MKLKPDSVGVMVPARRVPVALQDKVAAELQRMEAQGVISKPEVRYLGHILSTEGLRLDPGRVTDIL from the exons ATGAAGCTCAAGCCAGACTCGGTGGGCGTCATGGTTCCAGCCAGACGAGTTCCTGTGGCTCTTCAGGACAAGGTAGCGGCTGAGCTACAGCGTATGGAAGCACAAGGCGTCATATCAAAG CCCGAAGTCCGCTACTTAGGGCACATCCTTAGCACAGAAGGCCTCCGCCTAGACCCAGGTCGAGTGACGGACATACTATAA
- the LOC144133187 gene encoding importin-7-like yields MESTTTLLHEEQCPVHEYPVSKTVMRAIQNTDPMWFGALTLGPKSVEQKRSPKEVCVLTDQTKSAAESNRIEKSGGYVFQNQTVPPPFPSGGTTFRQPLNFYRSTTCDRETPTSTFLCGFVF; encoded by the exons ATGGAGTCGACCACGACGCTCCTCCACGAAGAACAGTGCCCTGTCCACGAGTACCCGGTCTCCAAGACGGTCATGCGAGCCATCCAGAACACGGACCCGATGTGGTTCGGTGCGCTGACGTTGGGCCCGAAGTCCGTCGAGCAGAAGAGGTCCCCAAAGGAGGTCTGCGTGCTGACCGACCAGACGAAGTCCGCCGCAGAGTCGAACCGGATAGAGAAGAGCGGCGGATACGTGTTCCAGAACCAGACGGTGCCCCCACCGTTTCCTTCTGGTGGCACGACGTTCCGCCAGCCGCTCAATTTCTACCG ATCCACCACGTGCGACCGAGAGACCCCCACGAGCACATTCCTCTGCGGCTTCGTGTTCTGA